From the Gymnogyps californianus isolate 813 chromosome 2, ASM1813914v2, whole genome shotgun sequence genome, one window contains:
- the COLEC12 gene encoding collectin-12, with translation MKDDFAEEEEVQSFGYKRFGIQEGTQCTKCKNNWALKFSIILLYILCALLTITVAILGYKVVEKMDNVTGGLETSHRRYTEKLTEVESDLKKLDDQAGQKAMNTNTELSSFRSDILALRQQLHDIAEKTTRNKDTLEKLQESGNVLDDRQSQMRSALDSNSFMIISVNKTLQAYTGYINNLQQDTSNIQTNLQNQVHSHNVVIMNLNNLNLTQIQQRNLISVLQKSMEDTSLAILRIKNDFQNLQQVVLQARKDTDWLKEKVQNLQSLAANNSALAKANNDTLEDMNNQLSSFSGQMENITTIAQANEQNLKDLQEQHKEYENRTSAKFNQLEERFQVFETDIVNIISNISYTAHHLRTLTSNLNEVRTTCTDTLSKHSDELIFMNSTLANIRLDSASLKMQQDLMRSRLDVEVANLSVIMEEMKLVDSKHGQLIKNFTILQGPPGPRGPKGDRGPQGPLGPAGLKGQKGEKGEPGPPGPAGEKGPPGPTGPPGEKGGKGSRGSPGSKGQRGSPGKTGLPGPSGDPGPPGPQGKDGPPGPQGPPGFQGLQGTVGEPGVPGPRGLPGLPGVPGLPGPKGPPGPPGPPGPGMPMALQSEPTSVPEANGCSPHWKNYTEKCYYFSIEREIFEEAKLFCEEKASRLVIINNKEEQQWIKRQIFGKGSFWIGLTDSEKENEWRWLDGSLPVYTNWKTGQPDNWSHGHGPGEDCAGLIYAGLWNDFYCEDVNNFICEKDMDKGQIFGV, from the exons GTATTCAGGAGGGGACTCAATGTaccaaatgtaaaaataactgGGCACTGAAGTTTTCCATCAtcttattatatattttatgtgcCCTGTTAACAATCACAGTAGCCATTCTGGGATACAAAG TTGTAGAAAAAATGGACAATGTCACAGGTGGCCTGGAAACATCCCACAGAAGATATACAGAAAAGCTTACAGAGGTGGAGAGTGATCTGAAGAAATTAG ATGACCAAGCTGGACAAAAAGCCATGAATACTAACACTGAACTGTCTAGCTTCAGATCTGACATTCTGGCTCTTCGTCAGCAGCTTCATGACATTGCAGAGAAAACTACCAGAAACAAAGATACACTGGAGAAGCTGCAAGAGTCTGGAAATGTATTAGATGATAGACAGAGCCAAATGAGAAGTGCCTTAGATAGTAACTCTTTCATGATCATCAGTGTCAATAAGACTCTTCAGGCATATACTGGCTATATCAACAATCTTCAACAAGACACAAGTAATATCCAAACAAACTTGCAAAACCAAGTGCATTCTCATAATGTGGTCATCATGAACCTGAACAACTTAAACCTGAcacaaatacagcaaagaaatcTTATCAGTGTCCTGCAGAAGTCAATGGAAGATACAAGCTTGGCTATTCTAAGAATCAAGAATGACTTTCAAAATCTGCAGCAAGTTGTCCTTCAAGCCCGGAAGGACACTGACTGGCTTAAAGAGAAAGTACAAAATTTACAGTCTTTGGCTGCCAACAACTCAGCATTGGCAAAAGCTAACAACGATACACTTGAAGACATGAACAATCAGCTGAGCTCCTTCAGTGGGCAAATGGAGAACATCACCACAATTGCCCAAGCCAACGAACAAAATCTAAAGGATCTCCAGGAACAGCacaaagaatatgaaaacagaACTTCTGCCAAATTCAACCAGCTAGAAGAGAGGTTCCAGGTCTTTGAAACTGATATAGTCAATATCATTAGCAACATCAGCTACACTGCTCATCATCTACGGACACTGACTAGCAATCTCAATGAGGTCAGGACAACTTGTACAGACACCTTAAGTAAACATTCAGATGAGTTGATTTTTATGAACAGCACACTAGCCAATATTCGCTTAGACTCTGCATCTCTCAAGATGCAACAGGATTTGATGAGGTCAAGGTTAGATGTTGAAGTTGCCAATTTGTCGGTAATCATGGAAGAAATGAAGCTGGTAGATTCCAAACATGGCCAGCTCATCAAGAACTTCACTATCCTACAAG GCCCTCCTGGTCCAAGGGGACCTAAAGGTGACAGAGGCCCTCAAGGTCCTCTTGGCCCCGCTGGCctaaaaggacaaaaaggagagaaaggagagccCGGACCACCAGGACCTGCAGGTGAGAAGGGCCCACCTGGGCCAACTGGGCcaccaggagaaaaaggagggaaaggttCAAGAGGATCGCCTGGCTCCAAAGGTCAGAGAGGTTCTCCTGGCAAGACGGGTCTGCCTGGACCAAGCGGAGACCCAGGGCCACCAGGTCCACAAGGCAAAGATGGTCCACCTGGGCCACAAGGCCCACCAGGATTTCAAGGCCTGCAAGGAACTGTGGGAGAGCCAGGGGTACCAGGACCTCGAGGACTACCTGGGCTACCTGGAGTCCCTGGGCTGCCTGGTCCAAAGGGCCCACCTGGCCCACCAGGGCCGCCAGGTCCAGGGATGCCAATGGCACTACAAAGTGAACCTACGTCAGTGCCCGAGGCTAATG GTTGTTCTCCTCATTGGAAGAACTATACAGAAAAGTGCTACTACTTTTCAATTGAAAGAGAGATTTTTGAAGAGGCAAAGTTATTCTGTGAAGAGAAGGCATCACGCTTGGTTATCATAAACAACAAAGAGGAGCAG CAATGGataaaaaggcagatttttggGAAAGGCAGCTTCTGGATTGGACTAACGgattcagagaaggaaaatgaatggAGATGGCTGGATGGATCCTTACCAGTTTACAC GAACTGGAAAACCGGGCAACCTGATAACTGGAGCCATGGGCACGGGCCAGGGGAAGATTGCGCTGGGTTGATCTATGCTGGGCTCTGGAATGACTTCTACTGTGAAGATGTTAACAATTTCATTTGTGAAAAAGACATGGACAAAG GGCAAATATTTGGAGTGTAA